Proteins co-encoded in one Malus sylvestris chromosome 9, drMalSylv7.2, whole genome shotgun sequence genomic window:
- the LOC126583165 gene encoding cytochrome c oxidase subunit 5b-1, mitochondrial-like isoform X2 has protein sequence MWRRLLSSSQLKTLTLAAAGSAAAPCRSAPGPARSLLHKPLPLLPSYFSTTAEAATTGVKKVEVQPIATGHEREELEAELEGRDVLEINHPVGPFGTKEEPAVVKSYYNKRIVGCPGGEGGGFFYVHCFSSL, from the exons ATGTGGCGGAGACTGCTCTCTTCCTCTCAGCTcaaaaccttaaccctagccgcCGCTGGTAGTGCAGCAGCTCCATGCCGATCGGCTCCTGGACCCGCCCGCTCTCTCCTCCACAAGcccctccctctcctccctAGCTACTTCAGCACCACCGCCGAAGCTG CGACGACTGGTGTGAAGAAGGTTGAGGTACAGCCCATTGCCACCGGCCACGAGCGAGAGGAGCTTGAAGCTGAACTTGAG GGAAGGGATGTTCTGGAAATCAACCATCCTGTTGGTCCTTTTGGCACAAAG GAAGAACCTGCGGTTGTCAAGTCCTACTACAACAAGAGAATAGTTGGGTGCCCTGGTGGTGAAGGCGGTGGGTTCTTCTATGTTCATTGTTTCTCTTCTCTTT AG
- the LOC126633898 gene encoding uncharacterized protein LOC126633898: MGSVSHPPHFDGDNYAAWKAKMKSFLWAQDDKVWLAVEEGWEPPTIEETKGKGESSVSISKLKPRKEWSNDERSSSIFNQRALNALFTAVSPEQFNYISKCTTAKEAWDILEVTHEGNSTVKESKLQHLITKFENITMSDDESFSDFYAKLSVIVNGCHNLGDSIPEHRIVKKILRSLPMRFHAKRTAIKESKDLNTYKLEQLIGSLQTYELELPDSKKMKSIAFKAVKEEESDGSIEDLSEDELVELTMQIRRFLKSQNSKGREQRTNSGSNSKNFHSLDVSHDKASRSSRNSEHKSSNNRVQCHECQGYGHIASECANTIKRKEKKNRAMKVTWSDSDSGDASTSESENDTIAFIGTVDGYDTEGSFVEEPDLEEVLRKYSDLYDISVQVKKDNSNLKKKLAFVESEKKEAEVEHQSQLDNGEKLRESLLEKIHILQTTISTLTSNKKALEDELVEMKNKVQELSIGSGKIDKMLSYGKNFGDKRGLGFESEKTISSSSITRFVKASDIPSSRVGADQGVGLTSETSTIFANVSNPTKTSINPNKPKQSRKFIPICHLCGIPGHIRPKCNKLRKKNSYQEKVSRNFEKENLKEQFVTYLKEINRIARIISVPSTVVPKVRQVWRRKENQSGVLVNLSPPSSCLY; the protein is encoded by the coding sequence ATGGGTTCAGTTTCTCATCCACCACATTTTGATGGTGACAACTATGCTGCGTGGAAGGCGAAAATGAAATCGTTTTTGTGGGCACAAGAtgacaaggtgtggcttgctgTTGAAGAAGGTTGGGAACCTCCGACGATTGAAGAAACCAAAGGTAAAGGAGAGTCCTCTGTGTCTATATCTAAGCTTAAGCCTAGGAAAGAATGGAGTAATGATGAGCGTAGCTCTAGCATTTTTAACCAAAGGGCTTTGAATGCTTTATTCACAGCCGTTTCGCCTGAACAATTCAATTACATAAGTAAATGTACAACGGCGAAAGAAGCTTGGGACATTCTTGAAGTTACTCATGAGGGTAACTCAACTGTTAAAGAATCCAAACTTCAACATCTTATCACAAAATTCGAAAATATCACAATGTCTGATGATGAAAGTTTCTCTGACTTTTATGCTAAGCTTAGCGTAATTGTCAATGGCTGTCACAATCTTGGTGACAGTATTCCTGAGCATAGGATTGTGAAAAAGATCTTAAGATCACTTCCTATGAGGTTTCATGCTAAGAGGACGGCGATTAAGGAATCGAAAGATCTAAACACCTACAAGCTTGAGCAATTGATTGGGTCTCTGCAAACGTATGAGTTAGAGCTTCCTGATTCCAAGAAGATGAAAAGCATTGCTTTCAAAGctgtcaaagaagaagaaagtgatgGCTCAATTGAAGACTTGTCCGAAGATGAATTGGTTGAATTAACCATGCAAATTAGAAGGTTTCTCAAGTCTCAAAATTCTAAGGGTCGTGAGCAACGAACCAACTCAGGTTCGAACTCAAAAAACTTTCATTCTCTAGATGTCTCACATGACAAAGCCTCTAGATCATCTAGAAATAGTGAACATAAGAGTTCTAACAATAGGGTTCAGTGCCATGAGTGTCAAGGCTATGGACACATTGCTTCTGAGTGTGCAAACACTAtcaagagaaaagagaagaagaatagGGCAATGAAGGTCACTTGGAGCGATAGTGATTCAGGGGATGCATCTACGTCGGAATCTGAGAACGATACGATTGCTTTTATAGGAACTGTTGATGGATATGACACAGAAGGTTCATTTGTTGAAGAACCTGACTTGGAAGAAGTCTTGAGAAAATATTCTGATCTCTATGACATTAGTGTGCAAGTAAAGAAGGATAACTCTAACTTGAAGAAGAAACTTGCATTTGTTgaaagtgaaaagaaagaagCTGAAGTTGAGCATCAATCTCAGTTGGACAATGGAGAGAAACTGCGAGAGTCATTGTTAGAGAAGATACATATTCTTCAAACCACAATAAGCACTCTCACATCTAATAAGAAAGCtcttgaggatgaattggtTGAGATGaaaaacaaagttcaagaattAAGCATAGGTTCGGGAAAAATTGACAAGATGCTTAGCTATGGAAAGAATTTTGGAGATAAAAGAGGTCTAGGATTTGAGTCTGAAAAGACTATTAGTTCTTCTTCCATCACAAGATTTGTCAAAGCATCTGATATTCCTAGCTCGAGAGTAGGTGCTGATCAAGGTGTAGGTCTTACTTCTGAAACATCTACAATCTTTGCAAATGTGTCAAATCCTACCAAGACTTCAATTAATCCTAACAAACCCAAACAATCTAGGAAGTTCATTCCTATATGTCATCTTTGTGGGATTCCTGGTCACATCCGGCCTAAGTGCAATAagcttagaaagaaaaattcttATCAAGAAAAAGTTTCAAGGaactttgaaaaagaaaatcttaaggaacaatttgtgACTTATTTGAAAGAGATTAATCGGATTGCAAGAATTATATCTGTTCCAAGTACGGTAGTTCCAAAAGTGAGACAAGtttggagaagaaaagagaatcaaagTGGTGTACTTGTCAATTTATCTCCACCTTCAAGTTGTTTATATTGA
- the LOC126583165 gene encoding cytochrome c oxidase subunit 5b-2, mitochondrial-like isoform X1: protein MWRRLLSSSQLKTLTLAAAGSAAAPCRSAPGPARSLLHKPLPLLPSYFSTTAEAATTGVKKVEVQPIATGHEREELEAELEGRDVLEINHPVGPFGTKEEPAVVKSYYNKRIVGCPGGEGEDEHDVVWFWLEKGKPHECPVCTQYFVLEVVGPGGSPDHSDDHH from the exons ATGTGGCGGAGACTGCTCTCTTCCTCTCAGCTcaaaaccttaaccctagccgcCGCTGGTAGTGCAGCAGCTCCATGCCGATCGGCTCCTGGACCCGCCCGCTCTCTCCTCCACAAGcccctccctctcctccctAGCTACTTCAGCACCACCGCCGAAGCTG CGACGACTGGTGTGAAGAAGGTTGAGGTACAGCCCATTGCCACCGGCCACGAGCGAGAGGAGCTTGAAGCTGAACTTGAG GGAAGGGATGTTCTGGAAATCAACCATCCTGTTGGTCCTTTTGGCACAAAG GAAGAACCTGCGGTTGTCAAGTCCTACTACAACAAGAGAATAGTTGGGTGCCCTGGTGGTGAAGGCG AGGATGAGCATGATGTTGTGTGGTTTTGGCTGGAGAAAGGCAAACCACATGAATGCCCAGTCTGCACACAATACTTTGTG CTTGAAGTGGTTGGACCCGGTGGATCTCCAGACCATTCCGATGACCATCACTGA